The following are from one region of the Vibrio hyugaensis genome:
- a CDS encoding type IV pilin protein has protein sequence MIRISSCNGYNRRLRGMTLIELLIAVVIVGIIAAIAYPSYSGHTITSHRTVALSDISRIQLELETSYNGGYDWSGIISGGSCTICDSDTDRFSFAVASSATVAYTITATAKSDRGQDGDSCFPSGQDKKITLTSTNIESPSECWN, from the coding sequence ATGATTCGAATTTCTAGTTGTAACGGATACAACAGACGATTAAGAGGGATGACATTGATCGAATTACTGATTGCAGTCGTGATTGTTGGGATCATTGCAGCTATCGCTTATCCATCTTATTCAGGTCATACGATCACATCGCATAGAACGGTCGCGTTGAGTGATATTAGCCGTATTCAATTGGAGCTCGAAACATCTTACAACGGTGGCTATGACTGGAGCGGGATTATCTCTGGAGGTAGTTGTACGATTTGTGATTCGGACACAGACCGTTTCTCCTTTGCTGTCGCAAGTTCAGCAACAGTGGCATACACAATTACGGCAACCGCGAAATCTGATCGTGGGCAAGACGGGGACAGTTGCTTTCCTAGCGGCCAAGATAAAAAAATAACACTCACTTCAACCAACATTGAATCGCCAAGCGAGTGCTGGAACTGA
- a CDS encoding AbgT family transporter, with translation MSNQAVNKAPSPKPSGMDRFLNFIERAGNKIPDPAILFFWALIITWAASALLSNVSFDLLNPRTGEALTITNLLTGEALASFLANMVTTFTGFAPLGIVLVAMLGVGVADSSGFITTGLKKMLNFTPAKLLTPMLILVAIVSHTAADAGYVLVIPLGGIIFHAAGRHPLAGIAAAFAGVSGGFSANFIPSGIDPLLAGFTQTAAQVLDPEYVVNPLANIFFTGLSSVIIVAIGWYVTEKIIEPRLANTPVDEDAEKAPDLGSFTETESKAFRYAGWAMMAGIALLVVALIPENSALRSPEGEITAFSAPIMKSIVPLIFILFIIPGYVYGRVSGTFKTSNDIIKAMADTMSTMGAYIVMSFFCAQFLSAFAQSNIGTMLALYGAEGLKAMNLPGEATIIGMILLTASVNLLIGSASAKWALIGPILVPMLMAVGISPELSQAAYRVGDSVSNIISPLMVFFPLVVVYCQRYVKSTGIGTLASLMMPFSIAMLIGWSIFLVAYWMLGIPLGIQAPYTYTM, from the coding sequence ATGAGTAACCAAGCTGTAAATAAAGCACCGTCACCGAAGCCGAGCGGGATGGATCGCTTTCTGAACTTTATCGAAAGAGCGGGTAATAAAATTCCTGATCCAGCGATTCTGTTCTTCTGGGCACTAATCATTACTTGGGCTGCGTCTGCACTTTTGTCGAATGTTTCTTTCGACCTTCTAAACCCTCGAACTGGCGAAGCTCTTACTATTACTAACCTTCTTACGGGTGAAGCACTAGCAAGTTTCCTTGCTAACATGGTGACAACGTTCACTGGCTTTGCTCCACTGGGTATCGTACTTGTTGCGATGCTAGGTGTGGGTGTTGCCGATTCGTCTGGCTTCATCACCACTGGTCTTAAGAAGATGCTGAACTTCACGCCAGCAAAACTTCTTACTCCAATGCTAATTCTTGTGGCAATCGTATCGCACACTGCGGCGGATGCGGGCTACGTTCTAGTTATTCCTCTTGGTGGTATCATCTTCCACGCAGCAGGTCGTCACCCTCTAGCGGGTATCGCAGCTGCGTTTGCTGGTGTATCAGGTGGTTTCTCTGCAAACTTCATCCCTTCAGGTATCGATCCTCTACTAGCTGGCTTTACTCAAACAGCGGCACAGGTTCTTGACCCTGAGTACGTGGTTAACCCGCTAGCGAACATCTTCTTTACTGGTCTATCTTCAGTAATCATCGTTGCTATTGGTTGGTACGTAACTGAAAAAATCATCGAACCTCGCCTAGCGAACACGCCTGTTGATGAAGATGCAGAAAAAGCACCAGATCTTGGTTCTTTCACTGAAACTGAATCAAAAGCTTTCCGTTACGCTGGTTGGGCTATGATGGCAGGTATCGCACTTCTTGTTGTGGCACTTATCCCAGAAAACTCTGCACTGCGTTCACCTGAAGGTGAAATCACTGCGTTCTCTGCGCCAATCATGAAGTCTATCGTTCCGTTGATCTTCATCCTGTTTATCATTCCGGGTTACGTTTACGGTCGCGTTTCTGGCACGTTCAAGACAAGTAACGACATCATCAAAGCGATGGCGGATACTATGTCTACGATGGGCGCATACATTGTAATGTCGTTCTTCTGTGCGCAGTTCCTATCTGCGTTCGCGCAATCAAATATCGGTACGATGCTAGCGCTATACGGTGCGGAAGGCCTGAAAGCGATGAACCTACCTGGTGAAGCAACTATCATCGGTATGATTCTTCTAACGGCTTCTGTAAACCTTCTAATCGGTTCTGCATCAGCGAAATGGGCTCTTATCGGTCCTATCCTAGTGCCTATGCTAATGGCTGTGGGTATCTCGCCTGAGCTATCTCAAGCGGCTTACCGTGTAGGTGACTCTGTATCGAACATCATTTCACCTCTGATGGTATTCTTCCCTCTAGTAGTGGTTTACTGTCAACGTTACGTGAAGTCGACAGGTATCGGTACGCTAGCTTCTCTAATGATGCCATTCTCGATTGCGATGCTAATCGGCTGGTCTATCTTCCTAGTTGCTTACTGGATGCTAGGTATTCCTCTAGGTATCCAAGCGCCATACACTTACACAATGTAA
- the nadK gene encoding NAD(+) kinase, with protein sequence MKNPCNVIAIIGKPRDQQAIQTHRELYQWLTSEGYQVFIDDRLAAILDDIPQNQFASLVELGKNADLAIVVGGDGNMLGAARILSRFDVAVIGVNRGNLGFLTDLNPDDFKTALKAVLNGEYIEEERFLLEAEVHRHGQIKSHNAALNEAVLHPGQVAHMIEFEVYIDDSFAFSLRADGLIVSTPTGSTAYSLSGGGPILSPSLNAISLVPMFPHTLSSRPLVVDGKRRIKLIVSPENRGTQEVSCDGQVSLPVSPGDEVHIYQSPNVLKLIHPKDYSYYHVLRNKLGWSSKLF encoded by the coding sequence ATGAAAAACCCATGTAACGTGATCGCGATTATCGGAAAACCTCGAGATCAGCAGGCTATTCAAACTCATAGAGAGCTTTACCAATGGTTAACCTCTGAAGGTTACCAAGTGTTTATCGATGACCGCCTTGCTGCAATTTTAGACGATATTCCACAAAATCAATTTGCCAGCCTAGTGGAACTTGGTAAAAACGCCGATCTTGCTATTGTCGTTGGAGGCGATGGCAACATGTTAGGCGCAGCTCGCATTTTATCTCGCTTTGATGTCGCAGTGATCGGTGTGAACCGAGGTAACCTTGGTTTCCTAACGGACCTTAACCCCGATGATTTCAAAACGGCATTGAAAGCCGTTCTGAATGGCGAATATATTGAAGAAGAGCGATTTTTACTTGAGGCCGAAGTGCATCGTCATGGCCAAATTAAAAGCCACAATGCCGCCCTAAACGAAGCAGTGCTTCACCCTGGTCAAGTCGCACATATGATCGAGTTTGAAGTTTACATTGATGATAGCTTTGCGTTTTCGCTGCGCGCCGACGGTTTAATCGTTTCAACTCCAACAGGTTCAACCGCTTATTCCCTTTCCGGTGGTGGTCCTATCTTGTCACCAAGCTTGAATGCTATCTCTTTGGTACCGATGTTTCCTCACACTCTTTCAAGCCGTCCTTTGGTGGTTGATGGAAAACGACGCATTAAATTGATCGTGTCACCGGAAAACCGCGGTACGCAAGAAGTCAGTTGTGATGGACAAGTCTCACTACCGGTTTCTCCAGGCGATGAAGTTCATATTTATCAAAGCCCGAATGTACTTAAACTGATCCACCCGAAAGACTACAGCTACTACCACGTGCTAAGAAACAAGCTCGGTTGGTCAAGCAAATTGTTTTAA
- the dnaJ gene encoding molecular chaperone DnaJ translates to MSKRDFYEVLGVSRDASERDIKKAYKRLAMKYHPDRNQGDESAADKFKEVKEAYEILTEPQKKAAYDQYGHAAFEQGGGGFGGGGFGGGGADFGDIFGDVFGDIFGGGRRGGGQQRAQRGADLRYNMELSLEEAVRGVSKEIEVPTLVHCDTCDGSGAKKGSTAETCGTCHGHGQVQMRQGFFAVQQTCPTCHGKGKIIKDPCNECHGQGRKQKTKTLNVKIPAGVDTGDRIRLSGEGEAGEMGAPAGDLYVQVHVREHHIFEREGNNLYCEVPVSFAMAALGGEVEVPTLDGRVNLKVPTETQTGRMFRMRGKGVKGVRGGGVGDLIVKLVVETPVNLSSRQKELLKEFDESCGGDAATKHKPKSEGFFNGVKKFFDDLTS, encoded by the coding sequence ATGTCAAAACGTGATTTTTACGAAGTATTAGGCGTAAGCCGTGATGCCTCTGAGCGCGATATCAAAAAGGCGTACAAGCGTCTAGCGATGAAATACCACCCAGACCGTAACCAGGGTGATGAGTCTGCTGCGGACAAGTTTAAAGAAGTAAAAGAAGCGTACGAAATTCTAACTGAGCCTCAAAAGAAAGCGGCTTACGACCAGTATGGTCATGCGGCTTTTGAACAAGGCGGTGGCGGCTTCGGCGGCGGCGGTTTTGGTGGCGGTGGCGCTGATTTCGGCGACATCTTCGGTGATGTATTTGGTGATATCTTTGGTGGCGGCCGTCGTGGCGGTGGTCAGCAGCGTGCACAACGTGGTGCGGACCTGCGTTACAACATGGAACTGTCGTTAGAAGAAGCCGTTCGCGGTGTTTCTAAAGAGATCGAAGTGCCTACGCTAGTTCACTGTGATACCTGTGATGGCAGTGGCGCGAAGAAAGGCTCAACGGCTGAAACTTGTGGCACCTGTCATGGCCATGGTCAAGTACAGATGCGTCAAGGCTTCTTTGCAGTTCAACAAACCTGTCCTACCTGTCATGGTAAAGGCAAGATCATCAAAGACCCATGTAATGAATGTCATGGTCAAGGTCGCAAACAGAAAACGAAAACGCTTAACGTTAAGATCCCAGCAGGTGTTGATACTGGCGACCGTATTCGTCTATCTGGCGAAGGCGAAGCAGGAGAAATGGGCGCACCAGCGGGTGACCTATATGTTCAAGTTCACGTAAGAGAGCACCATATCTTCGAACGTGAAGGTAACAATCTGTACTGTGAAGTACCAGTAAGCTTTGCGATGGCGGCACTTGGTGGTGAAGTTGAAGTTCCGACGCTAGATGGTCGTGTGAACCTTAAAGTACCGACAGAAACGCAAACTGGCCGTATGTTCCGTATGCGTGGTAAAGGTGTGAAAGGTGTTCGTGGCGGCGGTGTGGGTGACCTAATCGTTAAGCTAGTGGTTGAGACACCTGTTAACCTAAGCTCTCGCCAAAAAGAACTGCTTAAAGAGTTTGATGAGTCTTGTGGTGGTGATGCTGCGACTAAGCACAAACCAAAATCAGAAGGTTTCTTCAATGGTGTGAAGAAGTTCTTTGATGACTTAACTAGCTAA
- a CDS encoding GspH/FimT family pseudopilin, with protein MPRGFTLLELLITIAVMSILLAVAAPSFQNVFETNKMQRLADELHGFVIQGKSEAVLRRERLWAHIIMSGNSSSDGDWRIELTDNGTEGAGTVLFSFSGVPYDGIVVTPSYSSGQISFDDVHGRPSSGNIQFYPVGESAKALKLISHTLSARVRVCSDNNSTEYFGYSTCS; from the coding sequence ATGCCTCGCGGGTTTACGTTGTTGGAGCTCTTAATCACCATTGCTGTAATGAGCATATTGTTAGCTGTTGCGGCACCATCTTTTCAAAATGTTTTTGAAACCAACAAAATGCAGCGATTAGCAGATGAGTTGCATGGCTTTGTTATTCAGGGGAAATCTGAAGCGGTATTGCGCCGTGAGCGACTTTGGGCGCATATCATCATGTCTGGAAACTCATCGAGCGATGGCGATTGGCGCATTGAATTAACTGACAATGGAACCGAAGGTGCTGGGACCGTATTGTTTTCTTTTTCTGGCGTTCCCTATGACGGGATAGTCGTCACACCTAGTTATTCGTCTGGTCAAATAAGCTTTGATGATGTTCATGGTCGTCCTTCTTCGGGCAATATTCAATTCTATCCGGTTGGAGAATCTGCAAAAGCGCTTAAGCTTATTTCCCACACACTTTCCGCCCGTGTTCGAGTATGCAGTGATAACAACTCAACTGAATACTTTGGCTATTCCACTTGCTCTTAG
- the grpE gene encoding nucleotide exchange factor GrpE, with product MSNEENKVTEAELDQIIEEAEKVEAAAQEAEAELEDIGDEKDAKIAQLEAALLSSETKVKDQQDAVLRSKAEVENMRRRTEQEIDKARKYALNKFAEELLPVIDNLERAIQAADAEHEMVKPILEGVELTHKTFVDAVSKFGLKEINPEGEAFNPEFHQAMSIQESPDHESNTVMFVMQKGYELNGRVVRPAMVMVAK from the coding sequence ATGAGCAACGAAGAAAACAAAGTTACTGAAGCCGAGCTTGATCAGATCATCGAAGAGGCTGAGAAAGTAGAGGCAGCAGCTCAAGAAGCAGAAGCGGAACTTGAAGACATTGGTGATGAAAAAGACGCTAAGATTGCTCAACTAGAAGCAGCACTTCTATCAAGTGAAACGAAAGTGAAAGATCAGCAAGATGCCGTTCTACGTTCTAAAGCAGAAGTAGAAAACATGCGTCGTCGTACAGAGCAAGAAATCGATAAAGCGCGTAAATACGCTTTGAACAAGTTTGCTGAAGAGCTTCTTCCTGTTATCGACAACCTAGAGCGTGCCATCCAAGCTGCTGATGCTGAGCATGAAATGGTTAAGCCAATTCTTGAAGGTGTTGAGTTAACGCATAAGACGTTTGTAGACGCAGTATCGAAATTTGGTTTGAAAGAGATCAATCCAGAAGGTGAAGCTTTCAACCCTGAATTCCATCAAGCGATGTCTATTCAAGAAAGCCCTGACCATGAGTCAAATACCGTTATGTTCGTAATGCAAAAAGGTTACGAGCTAAACGGTCGTGTGGTACGTCCTGCAATGGTTATGGTTGCAAAATAA
- a CDS encoding PilW family protein, whose translation MLKQKGASLVEFMIASSLGLISLAIVGSLYISGQKAAMERSKELMLLQNTASVLQMLRNDIQRAGFDGIDGIDGNSVKISGASNTIYTLDAPGMGLIAYAYNVGSSGATALYKNVVYEQRVDTPESLFVCEKKQTTIWSVADVIALSGTGSCNTLFDKKAIHVNQFTLAAATVKNTDAESAMVTVTLGTELKDATDIRTEQSFTVKQRNWQ comes from the coding sequence ATGTTAAAGCAAAAAGGGGCGAGCCTCGTTGAGTTTATGATTGCGTCCTCTTTGGGGCTCATTTCTCTCGCTATTGTTGGTTCGCTGTATATCAGCGGTCAAAAGGCTGCAATGGAGCGCTCTAAGGAACTGATGCTATTGCAAAATACAGCCAGCGTTTTACAGATGTTGAGGAACGACATTCAACGCGCTGGATTCGATGGTATTGATGGTATTGATGGTAACTCCGTGAAGATTTCAGGAGCCAGTAATACCATCTACACCCTTGATGCTCCGGGTATGGGGCTTATTGCTTACGCCTACAATGTCGGGTCTTCCGGAGCGACGGCTTTGTATAAAAACGTTGTATATGAACAACGCGTCGATACGCCAGAATCTCTGTTTGTATGTGAAAAAAAACAAACAACGATCTGGAGTGTGGCTGATGTAATCGCTCTATCTGGAACGGGGTCATGTAACACGCTTTTTGATAAGAAAGCGATTCATGTGAATCAATTTACGTTGGCTGCGGCTACGGTAAAAAATACCGACGCCGAGAGTGCAATGGTAACGGTTACGTTAGGGACAGAGTTAAAAGATGCGACTGATATTCGAACAGAGCAGTCGTTTACAGTGAAGCAAAGGAATTGGCAGTAA
- a CDS encoding type IV pilus modification PilV family protein, producing the protein MISKQKGFSLIEVLISFLLLGIGALGLTKLQIYMERKSEYAIHSIEALRLAENQLEWFRTRGASDALSTISTASFASIATGSSATGAYTVEWEVPAATISGSLKTITITASWKDRIGETQSLELKTMISQYSEFEN; encoded by the coding sequence ATGATCTCTAAACAAAAAGGTTTTAGCTTAATCGAAGTGCTGATTTCTTTTCTGTTATTGGGAATCGGAGCGCTTGGTCTAACAAAGTTGCAAATCTACATGGAGCGTAAATCAGAATATGCTATCCACAGTATTGAAGCGCTGCGTTTAGCTGAAAACCAGCTCGAATGGTTTAGGACTCGCGGGGCTTCTGATGCGCTTTCTACCATCTCTACCGCTTCCTTTGCTTCGATTGCAACAGGATCTTCTGCTACGGGAGCCTATACCGTGGAATGGGAAGTTCCTGCAGCAACGATCTCCGGATCTCTCAAGACCATCACGATAACTGCTAGTTGGAAAGATAGGATAGGGGAGACGCAATCCCTTGAGTTGAAAACAATGATTTCGCAGTACAGTGAATTCGAAAACTAA
- a CDS encoding dicarboxylate/amino acid:cation symporter produces MDKSLSSKIFIGLFAGLVLGTAIQYLFSGIAIFDTYILGAAEGAGGMFVSLIKLLVVPLVYVSIVCGIVELKDIRSFGRLGGKTFTLYILNTVVAIIAALTVAMIVQPGAGANLAGTISDSVALKSTETPDIFSMVVNIVPSNPVQAFANGDMLQIIFMAILTGLAIQALDSKGGPAVRTFKMANEIMMKLIGLVMSLAPYGVFALMIQLGATLDAGTLASVAGYVALVVSMLVLWIFVVYPLAVQMFTGISAREFSRKTREQVLFSLSTASSNATIPVTMRTLTDKIGVSKSVAGFGVPLGATMNMAGASIYIAIAAVFCANAFGQPIAVSDLVTLGFTVLLLSIGAGGVPGGGVVMVGVILHQLGLPPEGLAIVAAVDRINDMFCTSSNVVGDTAVNTIVAKSEGEIGKEEIVDAEPAQASA; encoded by the coding sequence ATGGATAAATCGCTTTCTAGTAAGATTTTTATCGGCTTGTTCGCCGGCCTCGTGCTGGGTACAGCTATTCAGTACTTATTTAGCGGTATTGCGATTTTTGATACCTATATTCTAGGTGCAGCAGAAGGTGCGGGCGGTATGTTCGTATCGCTTATTAAGCTTTTGGTTGTACCTCTGGTTTACGTATCAATCGTTTGTGGCATTGTAGAGCTTAAGGACATTCGTTCTTTTGGTCGCTTGGGTGGTAAAACTTTTACTCTTTACATTTTAAATACCGTCGTCGCGATCATTGCTGCCCTTACTGTTGCTATGATTGTTCAGCCAGGTGCAGGGGCAAACTTAGCGGGTACGATTTCTGACTCTGTGGCGCTTAAGTCAACAGAAACACCAGACATCTTCTCTATGGTTGTGAATATTGTTCCAAGCAACCCTGTACAGGCGTTTGCAAATGGCGACATGCTACAAATCATCTTTATGGCAATTCTGACAGGTCTTGCAATCCAAGCGCTTGATTCAAAAGGCGGCCCTGCGGTTCGTACTTTTAAGATGGCGAACGAAATCATGATGAAACTGATTGGTCTCGTAATGAGCCTAGCGCCATACGGTGTATTTGCTCTGATGATTCAACTTGGCGCAACCTTGGATGCGGGTACGCTTGCATCAGTAGCCGGTTACGTTGCTCTTGTGGTTTCAATGCTGGTGCTTTGGATCTTCGTGGTTTACCCACTAGCGGTTCAAATGTTCACGGGTATTTCTGCGCGTGAGTTCTCTCGTAAGACGCGTGAGCAAGTGTTGTTTTCTCTATCGACAGCAAGCTCAAACGCGACGATTCCGGTAACGATGCGCACTCTTACTGACAAAATTGGTGTATCTAAGTCGGTAGCCGGTTTCGGTGTCCCACTAGGTGCAACCATGAACATGGCGGGCGCTTCAATCTACATCGCAATCGCAGCGGTATTTTGTGCGAATGCGTTTGGTCAGCCTATCGCGGTATCTGACCTAGTGACTCTTGGCTTCACGGTTCTGCTACTGTCTATCGGTGCAGGCGGTGTACCTGGCGGTGGCGTTGTGATGGTTGGTGTTATCCTTCACCAATTGGGGTTACCACCAGAAGGTCTAGCAATCGTTGCAGCGGTTGACCGTATTAACGATATGTTCTGTACATCATCTAACGTAGTCGGCGATACAGCAGTAAACACGATTGTTGCTAAGTCTGAAGGTGAGATTGGTAAAGAAGAAATCGTAGATGCTGAGCCAGCACAAGCTAGTGCATAA
- the dnaK gene encoding molecular chaperone DnaK, whose translation MGKIIGIDLGTTNSCVAVLDGDKPRVIENAEGERTTASVVAYTDGETLVGQPAKRQAVTNPTNTLFAIKRLIGRRFEDEEVQRDIEIMPYKIVKADNGDAWVEAQGQKMAAPQVSAEILKKMKKTAEDFLGEEVTGAVITVPAYFNDAQRQATKDAGRIAGLEVKRIINEPTAAALAYGLDKSGGDRTIAVYDLGGGTFDISIIEIDEVEGEKTFEVLATNGDTHLGGEDFDTRLINYLVDEFNKEQGINLKNDPLAMQRVKEAAEKAKIELSSTSQTDVNLPYVTADATGPKHMNVKVTRAKLESLVEDLVQRSLEPLKVALADADLSVNDITDVILVGGQTRMPMVQAKVAEFFGKEARRDVNPDEAVAVGAAVQGGVLAGEVKDVLLLDVTPLSLGIETMGGVMTKLVEKNTTIPTKANQVFSTAEDNQNAVTIHVLQGERKQASYNKSLGQFNLEGIQAAPRGMPQIEVTFDLDADGILHVSAKDKSTGKEQKITIQASGGLSDEDIEKMVQEAEANKEADKKFEELAAARNQADQMIHGTRKQVEEAGEALPADEKEKIEAAIAELETARKGDDKEAIDAKVQALMTAAQKLMEIAQQQAQAQQAQGADADAQQSKEDDVVDAEFEEVKDDKK comes from the coding sequence ATGGGTAAAATCATTGGTATTGACTTAGGTACTACTAACTCATGTGTTGCTGTACTAGACGGCGACAAACCTCGTGTAATTGAAAACGCTGAAGGCGAACGCACAACGGCATCGGTTGTTGCATATACCGATGGTGAAACGCTAGTAGGTCAACCTGCAAAACGTCAAGCGGTTACAAACCCAACTAACACGCTATTTGCAATTAAGCGTCTAATTGGTCGTCGCTTTGAAGATGAAGAAGTTCAGCGTGATATCGAAATCATGCCTTACAAAATCGTTAAGGCTGACAACGGTGACGCTTGGGTAGAAGCGCAAGGCCAAAAAATGGCTGCTCCTCAAGTTTCTGCTGAAATCTTGAAAAAAATGAAGAAAACTGCTGAAGACTTCCTAGGTGAGGAAGTAACTGGCGCAGTTATCACAGTTCCTGCTTACTTTAACGATGCTCAACGTCAAGCAACAAAAGACGCTGGCCGTATCGCAGGTCTAGAAGTTAAACGTATCATCAACGAACCAACAGCGGCTGCTCTAGCATACGGTCTAGACAAGTCAGGCGGCGACCGTACTATCGCGGTATACGACCTTGGTGGTGGTACATTCGATATCTCAATCATCGAAATCGATGAAGTTGAAGGCGAAAAAACGTTCGAAGTTCTAGCAACTAACGGTGACACTCACCTTGGTGGTGAAGACTTTGATACTCGTCTAATCAACTACCTAGTTGACGAGTTCAACAAAGAGCAAGGTATCAACCTTAAGAACGACCCACTAGCAATGCAACGTGTTAAAGAAGCAGCAGAAAAAGCGAAAATTGAGCTTTCTTCCACTTCTCAAACTGACGTAAACCTACCTTACGTTACTGCAGACGCGACTGGTCCTAAGCACATGAACGTTAAAGTGACTCGTGCGAAACTAGAATCTCTAGTTGAAGACCTAGTACAACGTTCTCTTGAGCCACTAAAAGTTGCTCTAGCTGACGCTGACCTATCTGTAAACGACATCACTGACGTAATCCTAGTTGGTGGTCAGACTCGTATGCCTATGGTTCAAGCGAAAGTTGCTGAGTTCTTCGGTAAAGAAGCTCGCCGCGACGTAAACCCTGATGAAGCAGTAGCAGTTGGTGCTGCAGTTCAAGGTGGTGTACTTGCGGGTGAAGTAAAAGACGTACTTCTACTAGACGTAACTCCACTGTCTCTAGGTATTGAGACAATGGGCGGCGTAATGACTAAGCTAGTTGAGAAAAACACAACTATCCCAACTAAAGCGAACCAAGTTTTCTCTACAGCAGAAGACAACCAGAACGCGGTAACAATCCATGTTCTTCAAGGTGAGCGTAAGCAAGCGTCATACAACAAGTCTCTAGGTCAATTCAACCTAGAAGGCATTCAAGCTGCGCCTCGTGGTATGCCACAAATCGAAGTAACTTTCGATCTAGATGCTGACGGTATCCTTCACGTATCTGCGAAAGATAAGTCAACAGGTAAAGAACAGAAGATCACTATCCAAGCTTCTGGCGGCCTAAGCGACGAAGACATCGAGAAAATGGTTCAAGAAGCAGAAGCTAACAAAGAAGCGGACAAAAAGTTCGAAGAGCTAGCGGCTGCACGTAACCAAGCTGACCAAATGATTCACGGTACTCGTAAGCAAGTAGAAGAAGCTGGTGAAGCTCTACCTGCCGATGAGAAAGAGAAGATTGAAGCAGCTATCGCTGAGCTTGAAACTGCTCGTAAGGGTGATGACAAAGAAGCGATCGATGCGAAAGTTCAAGCGCTTATGACTGCAGCTCAAAAGCTAATGGAAATCGCTCAACAACAAGCTCAAGCTCAACAAGCACAAGGTGCTGACGCTGATGCTCAACAGTCTAAAGAAGACGACGTAGTTGATGCTGAGTTCGAAGAAGTTAAAGACGACAAGAAATAA